The Theileria orientalis strain Shintoku DNA, chromosome 2, complete genome genome has a window encoding:
- a CDS encoding 4-diphosphocytidyl-2c-methyl-D-erythritol kinase, which yields MKLAKCVAFLNVLNLVTGDKNKNIIKDEKEVFKKINSKLTANRAENYDKFWDSVNNSFAKINLTLNIDTGSNVLDKYLNLCSLMQKLTWGNKLFIKAINKEESHIISDCYNKTDEGDYLLLIDDTPRVPDVSTDSLSNFPFDNRNIIARVLNKLRSSDRNYIVLTKKSIPLGSGLGGGSSDAATVINQLFKGRLYDLATIGSDVPFLASKCKSTAFMSHSGDTACVFGIGDKMYEFYNKIYSDWVYLVIPQENVSTELVYRKARDLLKGGKIRKRDIHRVIMETVRKVEGLADIKALVPDNDLERCVENAKVTRLSKILKKAFRSFGMTGSGCSFFVFADDDSEVTSIRDKYKKPLMIVKTKFKYDTEEHEYEYL from the exons ATGAAACTGGCGAAATGTGTAGCCTTCTTGAACGTGCTAAACCTAGTAACAGGGGacaagaataaaaatataataaaggatgaaaaggaggtgtttaaaaaaattaatagtaAGCTGACAGCCAACA GAGCTGAAAACTACGATAAATTCTGGGATTCCGTGAACAACTCATTCGCAAAAATCAACTTAACTCTGAATATTGACACTGGTTCGAATGTATTGGACAAATACCTCAACTTGTGTAGCTTGATGCAGAAGCTGACCTGGGGAAACAAACTGTTTATAAAGGCGATAAACAAGGAGGAATCCCACATTATTTCAGACTGTTACAATAAGACTGACGAGGGGGACTACCTGCTTTTAATTGACGATACACCTCGAG TTCCAGACGTCTCCACTGACAGTTTGTCAAACTTTCCATTCGACAATAGGAACATAATCGCCAGGGTTTTAAACAAACTGAGGAGTTCAGACAGAAATTACATAGTTTTGACTAAGAAGAGCATACCCCTGGGATCGGGCCTCGGAGGAGGATCCTCAGACGCAGCCACTGTGATAAATCAACTGTTTAAAGGGAGACTGTATGACCTAGCGACGATCGGGTCCGATGTGCCCTTTCTAGCGAGCAAATGTAAGTCCACTGCATTTATGAGCCACTCAGGTGACACTGCTTGCGTGTTCGGAATCGGAGACAAAATGTACgaattttacaataaaatatactcgGACTGGGTGTATCTGGTGATTCCACAGGAGAACGTATCAACTGAGCTCGTTTACAGGAAGGCGCGTGACCTTTTAAAGGGCGGCAAGATTAGGAAACGCGACATCCACAGGGTAATAATGGAGACGGTCAGGAAGGTCGAGGGACTAGCGGATATAAAGGCTCTGGTGCCTGACAACGACTTGGAACGGTGCGTTGAAAACGCAAAAGTGACCAGATTGAGCAAGATCCTAAAGAAGGCCTTCAGGAGTTTTGGCATGACCGGCAGCGGATGCTCATTCTTTGTATTCGCCGACGACGACTCGGAGGTAACCTCTATACGAGACAAGTATAAGAAGCCGCTGATGATAGTGAAAACAAAGTTTAAGTACGACACAGAGGAGCACGAGTAcgaatatttgtaa
- a CDS encoding 50S ribosomal protein L28, translating into MNVFNNGNPNVSLNNIFTQFFNSHGSSINKFTLYSEKRHKEAMIGKKFDKRPTSSQVRHHRIVGRGGGIPRIRRCTKLPAKPIILPARRCMLLGKMDNTKAIKRSHSGVRTKRTQKLNLHWKKIWHPEKKYFIRLRLSMRGLKTIKRLGIIEAARRFHLDINNKKLFAGYARLKERYALYLHNYF; encoded by the exons ATGAATGTGTTTAACAATGGGAATCCTAACGTttcattaaataatatatttacacagttTTTCAATTCACATG GCTCAagcataaataaatttacctTATATTCTGAGAAGAGGCATAAAGAGGCCATGATT GGCAAGAAGTTTGATAAAAGGCCGACATCTAGTCAAGTCAGGCACCATCGCATTGTCGGCCGAGGAGGTGGAATCCCGAGAATTCGTAGGTGCACCAAGCTCCCAGCCAAACCCATAATACTGCCCGCCAGAAG GTGTATGCTACTCGGTAAAATGGATAACACGAAGGCCATAAAGCGTAGTCACTCTGGAGTCAGGACCAAAAGGACTCAAAAGTTGAACCTACACTGGAAGAAGATCTGGCACCCTGAGAAAAAGTATTTCATCCGTCTCAGGTTATCCATGAGGGGCTTGAAGACCATCAAGAGACTTGGAATTATAGAGGCTGCCAGGCGGTTCCACCTGGACATAAACAACAAGAAGCTGTTCGCAGGCTATGCCAGACTGAAGGAGAGGTATGCACTCTATTTACATAACTACTTCTGA
- a CDS encoding major facilitator superfamily MFS-1 protein: MLSITRMGPQCRDTDLNCENLFICNIDAMKIRFLYRCGLYFIISMLISPYYDGWSSTAKYLISEGVFSKYCCNNIECSRLSGLGPVCDDQAFNVGKLLSFYRISEFLSSIFTGFFMDNCGPKLTIVLAMALRMLSWLLIPLFPNTTGVVIFSCILCGIASNGVAFPVFTIAQYTKRYYNPAMISISISLCFGTFYMYILNFIKDRLPPFKPIWVIVVMLALTHVPLLVLAAFIFPNSLQKDVKLNAPEASRLSREKGEALEDIAISNSSASQGSIYAHKYVSDHKITSIEVDMNSTATLVYTKVDNTRKHLRLEDTEDVHSEDSEDYEPDGGLLPRTGSNYVGSRFADMDSAHMSTYRESVPPTSSGLSETNQNEDPGPGPYEERELAAQDPRGLEGAEEKWHFWEFWAILRRFDILTISVASMVGVISLTFAQESFPIAYGKDKVALNVNEILIPISFVFSLGSVFLLDKIGPVPIIVGMNIASCVLHLTMMFVDRVLSIFTSILMSLGYSLFMTQYYLYLDNQVPLKYQGSIKGFLVTSIGFVLFINIGLNYLSKTYFYTREIHLALLILRVLVTIPLIKFLRHTRRRSSAQELMV, translated from the exons atgctTTCAATCACTCGAATGGGA CCGCAGTGTCGCGACACTGATTTAAATTGCGaaaacttgtttatttgtaacATAGATGCAATGAAGATCCGCTTTCTGTACCGATGCGGATTGTATTTCATCATATCCATGCTAATAAGCCCCTACTACGACGGATGGTCGTCGACGGCGAAGTACTTGATCAGCGAAGGAGTGTTCTCGAAGTACTGCTGCAACAATATAGAGTGCTCTAGGCTCTCGGGCCTGGGACCGGTCTGCGACGATCAGGCGTTTAACGTGGGCAAGCTCCTGTCGTTCTACAGGATCTCGGAGTTCCTGTCGAGCATCTTCACGGGCTTCTTCATGGACAACTGCGGGCCGAAGCTGACGATCGTCCTCGCAATGGCGCTGAGGATGCTCTCGTGGCTGCTGATCCCGCTATTCCCGAACACGACGGGAGTGGTCATCTTTTCGTGCATACTCTGCGGAATAGCATCCAACGGAGTGGCGTTCCCAGTCTTCACGATCGCACAATACACAAAACGCTACTATAACCCTGCGATGATCTCGATTTCGATCTCGCTCTGCTTCGGGACCTTTTACATGTACATCCTAAACTTTATAAAGGACAGGCTGCCGCCGTTTAAGCCGATCTGGGTCATCGTGGTGATGCTGGCGCTGACGCACGTGCCGCTGCTGGTCCTGGCAGCCTTCATCTTCCCGAACTCGCTGCAGAAGGACGTGAAGCTGAACGCGCCTGAAGCCTCGAGGCTGAGCAGAGAAAAGGGAGAGGCGCTCGAAGACATAGCCATTTCAAACTCTTCGGCGAGCCAAGGGAGCATTTACGCGCACAAGTACGTGTCGGACCACAAGATCACGTCCATCGAGGTCGATATGAACTCGACGGCCACGCTGGTGTACACTAAGGTGGACAACACGAGGAAGCACCTAAGGTTGGAGGACACGGAAGACGTGCACTCCGAGGACAGCGAGGACTACGAGCCGGACGGAGGCCTGCTGCCACGCACAGGGTCGAACTATGTGGGCAGCCGCTTCGCCGACATGGACAGCGCGCACATGTCGACGTACAGAGAGAGCGTGCCCCCGACGAGCTCGGGCCTTTCGGAGACGAACCAAAACGAGGACCCGGGGCCTGGCCCGTACGAGGAACGGGAGCTCGCGGCCCAGGACCCGAGGGGACTGGAGGGCGCTGAGGAAAAGTGGCACTTCTGGGAGTTCTGGGCGATTCTGCGCAGGTTCGACATCCTGACGATCTCAGTAGCCTCGATGGTCGGAGTCATCTCGCTGACGTTCGCACAGGAGTCGTTCCCGATCGCGTACGGCAAGGACAAGGTGGCGCTGAACGTGAACGAGATACTGATTCCAATCTCGTTCGTCTTCTCCCTCGGCTCAGTCTTCCTGCTCGACAAGATCGGCCCCGTGCCCATCATCGTGGGAATGAACATAGCCAGCTGCGTCCTGCACCTGACGATGATGTTCGTCGACAGGGTCCTGTCGATCTTCACGAGCATCCTGATGTCGCTGGGCTACAGCCTTTTCATGACGCAGTACTACCTGTACCTCGACAACCAGGTGCCGCTCAAGTACCAGGGGAGCATCAAGGGGTTCCTGGTGACGTCGATCGGGTTCGTCCTGTTCATCAACATCGGCCTGAATTACCTGTCAAAGACCTACTTCTACACGAGGGAGATACACCTAGCGTTGCTGATTTTAAGAGTCTTGGTCACGATACCGCTGATCAAATTCCTCAGACACACCAGGAGGAGATCGAGTGCTCAAGAACTCATGGTGTAA
- a CDS encoding eukaryotic translation initiation factor 2 beta produces the protein MGQLTDGTTEQAPRNSVENEVSDKLNDMDLRPDSQEPRLPESKEAAPRFNFGEKKKKRPVEQTESPKAEVIDGSGQVFVKGHVYPYEELLARIQSLINENNPDLSGSKRYTIKPPQVVRVGSKKVAWINFRDICSIMGRSMDHVHQFVLAELGTEGSIAGDGQLVLKGKYGPKNIESLLRKYITEYVTCSMCKSPNTTMERDCRARLFTQHCEACGANRSVNPIKNGFHALNRGERRKAKV, from the exons ATGGGACAACTCACTGATGGTACAACAGAG CAGGCCCCTAGAAATTCCGTTGAGAACGAAGTTTCGGATAAATTAAACGACATGGATTTAAGGCCAGATTCTCAAGAGCCGAGGTTGCCAG AGTCCAAAGAGGCAGCTCCAAGGTTCAATTTCGgtgaaaagaagaagaaacgTCCAGTAGAGCAAACAG AATCGCCTAAAGCGGAGGTGATTGATGGAAGCGGCCAGGTGTTTGTTAAGGGCCACGTTTACCCCTACGAAGAG TTGCTTGCGAGAATTCAGTCTCTTATCAACGAAAATAATCCTGATTTAAGTGGCAGTAAAAGGTACACAATTAAGCCACCTCAAGTAGTAAGGGTTGGATCAAAGAAAGTAGCATGGATAAACTTTAGAGACATCTGTTCAAT AATGGGAAGAAGTATGGATCACGTCCATCAATTTGTATTGGCCGAATTGGGAACTGAAGGATCAATTGCCGGAGATGGCCAGTTAGTGCTTAAGGGAAAATACGGCCCAAAGAACATAGAAAGCCTTTTGAGGAAATATATCA CCGAATACGTTACGTGTTCAATGTGCAAAAGCCCAAATACAACCATGGAACGAGACTGTCGCGCACGTCTATTTACACAACATTGTGAAGCTTGTGGAGCCAATCGTTCAGTCAACCCTATTAAAAACGGATTCCACGCCCTTAATAGGGGTGAAAGAAGAAAAGctaaagtttaa
- a CDS encoding YOR3162c protein → MAGANAKQQKAQQKALEKQKQKIVEDKTFGLKNKKSKSVQKYIKSVQQQVTGQPPKDSDKYIAQQNKEKEEKNRILQQKALIASLFKTTETVKQASMDSQKLYEPKQARMDQKIDIYLDQRIQRSKEDDNMSNWDISTLEGVVQQKNTNACTTDIICKYFLQAVESKKYGWFWVCPNGGDDCKYRHCLPPGFVLSSDVPQEVEDDEETLEEKIERQRRELPAGGEMVTLETFTRWREEREKGRLDALKEKVSKDSTTQLTGKDLFTFNPNLFMDDEGAADDFDYDEDIDLEELIKENEYNLTKGNVLPSDVSDSLSKLSI, encoded by the exons ATGGCTGGAGCTAATGCCAAACAACAGAAGGCCCAGCAGAAGGCGCTGGAAaagcagaagcagaagaTCGTGGAGGATAAGACCTTCggattaaaaaataaaaagagtaAATCAGTGCAAAA ATATATTAAAAGTGTACAACAACAGGTTACTGGGCAGCCTCCGAAGGACAGTGATAAATACATAGCTCAGCAAAATAaagagaaggaggaaaagaaTAGAATACTACAACAAAAGGCACTCATCGCATCTTTGTTTAAAA ccACTGAGACTGTAAAACAAGCTAGTATGGACTCACAAAAGTTGTATGAGCCGAAGCAGGCTAGAATGGACCAGAAAatagatatttatttgGATCAGAGAATACAAAGATCCAAGGAAG atGATAACATGAGTAATTGGGATATTTCTACCCTAGAAGGAGTCGTACAGcaaaaaaacacaaatgcGTGCACGACCGACATCATTTGTAAATACTTCCTACAGGCAGTGGAGTCAAAA AAATACGGATGGTTTTGGGTTTGTCCCAACGGAGGGGACGACTGCAAATATAGGCACTGTTTGCCGCCAG GATTTGTGTTGTCCAGTGATGTTCCACAAGAAGTTGAGGATGACGAGGAGACCTTGGaggaaaaaattgaaagaCAG AGGAGAGAGCTTCCAGCGGGTGGTGAGATGGTGACCCTAGAAACGTTCACTCGGTGGAGAGAAGAACGCGAAAAGGGACGTCTAGACGCtctgaaggagaaggtgTCGAAGGATTCCACCACACAGTTGACTGGAAAGGACCTGTTCACCTTCAATCCCAACCTGTTTATGGATGACGAGGGCGCAGCAGATGACTTTGACTACGATGAGGATATCGATTTGGAAGAACTGATCAAGGAGAATGAATATAACTTAACTAAGGGAAACGTTCTTCCATCAGAT GTTTCCGATTCGCTTAGCAAATTGTCGATTTAA
- a CDS encoding uncharacterized protein (Spc97/Spc98 family protein) — MLYDVLLALFGHTGDIIVESEKKNGKYKVLDEIKLSTSERSAVTAILKTGQLYMSIKQFCIKIGIGDYYSDVSVLFVKDGSKNLVVDYVSETAVNLGTKNLVNSNGYYMIAFCNGIQRYLNDYRKLLLTLEDVATSVKVLPTSTFTIIMRDQNKILHCLQSIILDYQNVSERHDERDVFSKSGDLLEILSERPKDKSVREIYAKLRGDVLSFLKFQLRNWICSGNLLDPYGEFVIGYRDLKNVNQDCQIPLNTRQTSGGTEMNYHSRMVEYEWNYKFYIKVKRGSTFGPIDYKTSKSILFIGKVIRVLSRSLNDFSINRTGIKKNLYSEHLVNLADKHIFDVWSKISTDRDSFQESVETYRKYVSALFREFVDRNMDIKQQLKLFKDVYLMGDDGIYNRFFEETYEHMSRKYNEKAFKLINKEFGKAISGLARKDENVNDKFEYIEGTDSGKLEDKDKDSGVLSGNGSVEHVMSRSNLSKSKELSRMGSSDSSAINSYGLIKSSEMSSYSHESADMEEMMRDYELNISQTDKIEEEESFEMFKHINDFNINSKFIKINKVKHKDSVIVGGNSSIWHEQMVYIMNSFNISLVANLSKIKKCKQFSVILSSKCFNSFENGQENELETKNTKTCEKSNISNSMSDSMCDNGDDINRGDEKSQKNNNKSLTIYSKETTFKHNSKNKELQKVESKLSEVLEMSSEIKSFDIIELLKLMSDSLYIGIINHTPEGTNRVTSTSKKVDTSTKKVKDGKKNKKVTFDDNEYDLMPYYKDLRFIKNSRYAKSIRKVMKRYTNEEENPEDDIGINEWIYLLLNYKYRYINFVNIKSYNNMFQIIFTIKRCLHGLEKKHIIDNKVRRDFTNPKNSFDEYCNLFRKLYAFKYYLQTNLKLILSYFYNGIIEPKYAELQSFVRQSKDFQLIKTKHHVYVENILR, encoded by the exons ATGCTTTATGATGTACTTCTGGCTCTATTTGGCCACACTGGAGATATAATCGTGGAATCCGAAAAAAAGAatggaaaatataaagtatTAGATGAGATAAAATTATCTACATCTGAAAGATCAGCAGTCACTGCGATTTTGAAAACAGGACAGCTTTATATGTCTATAAAGCAATTCTGCATTAAAATAGGAATCGGCGATTACTATTCAGATGTGAGTGTGCTATTTGTAAAGGATGGATCGAAGAATTTAGTGGTAGATTACGTGAGTGAAACAGCGGTTAACCTGGGGACTAAGAACCTGGTAAATTCAAATGGATATTATATGATCGCGTTTTGCAATGGGATTCAAAGGTATTTAAACGACTACAGAAAGTTGCTGTTGACGCTGGAAGACGTAGCGACCTCAGTGAAGGTGCTTCCGACGTCGACctttacaataataatgagAGACCAAAATAAGATACTGCACTGCCTTCAGTCGATCATATTAGAC TATCAGAACGTTAGTGAACGCCACGACGAACGAGACGTGTTCTCAAAATCAGGAGATCTGTTGGAGATTTTGTCAGAAAGGCCAAAGGATAAGTCGGTGAGAGAGATATACGCAAAGTTGAGAGGAGATGTGCTGAGTTTCCTCAAGTTCCAGCTGAGGAACTGGATATGCTCAGGGAACCTGCTGGACCCGTACGGAGAGTTCGTAATAGGGTACCGGGACCTTAAGAACGTAAACCAAGACTGCCAAATACCACTAAACACACGTCAAACTAGCGGAGGCACTGAAATGAACTACCATTCGAGGATGGTGGAGTACGAGTGGAACTATAAGTTTTACATCAAGGTGAAGAGAGGGTCGACGTTTGGTCCAATAGACTACAAGACGAGCAAGAGCATACTGTTCATAGGAAAAGTGATAAGAGTGCTGTCAAGGTCGCTGAACGATTTTAGCATAAATAGAACGGGAATAAAGAAAAACCTCTACTCAGAACATCTGGTAAATCTGGCGGACAAGCACATCTTCGACGTGTGGAGTAAGATATCGACTGACAGAGACAGTTTCCAAGAATCAGTGGAAACGTACCGAAAGTACGTATCGGCACTGTTTAGAGAGTTCGTGGACAGAAACATGGACATAAAGCAGCagttgaagctgttcaaGGACGTGTACCTGATGGGAGACGACGGAATATACAACAGATTCTTTGAAGAAACGTACGAGCACATGTCGAGAAAATACAACGAAAAAGCGTTTAAACTGATCAACAAAGAGTTTGGCAAGGCAATATCAGGGCTAGCAAGAAAGGATGAAAATGTGAATGATAAGTTTGAATATATAGAGGGCACGGATAGCGGTAAGCTGGAGGACAAAGATAAAGATAGTGGCGTGTTGAGTGGGAATGGAAGCGTCGAGCACGTGATGAGTAGAAGTAATTTGAGTAAAAGCAAGGAGCTGAGCAGAATGGGATCGAGTGACAGTTCTGCAATTAACAGTTATGGACTAATCAAAAGCAGTGAAATGAGCAGCTATAGCCACGAGTCAGCAGATATGGAAGAAATGATGAGAGACTATGAATTGAATATAAGTCAGACTGATAAAAtagaggaagaagaaagttttgaaatgtttaaacatataaatgactttaacataaattcaaaatttataaaaattaacaaagTGAA ACACAAGGATTCAGTAATTGTTGGAGGCAATAGCAGTATTTGGCACGAACAGATGGTCTATATAAtgaacagcttcaacaTATCACTGGTGGCAAAcctgagtaaaataaaaaagtgtAAGCAGTTTTCAGTAATACTGTCCTCAAAGtgttttaattcatttgaAAATGGCCAAGAAAATGAACtggaaacaaaaaatacaaaaacatGTGAAAAAAGCAATATTAGTAACAGTATGAGTGATAGTATGTGTGACAATGGTGATGACATTAATAGAGGTGATGAAAAGTCCCAAAAGAACAAC AATAAAAGTTTAACTATATATAGTAAGGAAACAACGTTTAAACataatagtaaaaataaagaattgCAA AAAG TAGAAAGTAAACTAAGTGAAGTTTTGGAAATGTCTAGTGAAATCAAGTCATTTGATATAATTGAGTTATTGAAGCTGATGTCAGATTCGCTGTACATAGGAATAATTAATCACACACCAGAGGGCACAAATAGAGTTACTAGTACAAGTAAGAAAGTGGACACCAGTacaaaaaaagtaaaagatGGCAAGAAGAATAAGAAAGTGACTTTTGATGATAATGA ATACGATTTAATGCCATACTACAAAGATCTTAGGTTTATTAAGAACAGCAGGTACGCTAAGTCAATAAGGAAAGTAATGAAGAGATACACgaatgaagaagaaaacCCAGAAGATGATATTGGCATTAATGAGTGGATATACCTGCTGTTGAACTATAAATATCGATACATCAACTTCGTCAACATCAAGTCGTACAATAACATGTTTCAGATAATCTTCACAATCAA GAGGTGTCTGCATGGATTGGaaaaaaaacacataatTGATAACAAGGTCAGGAGAGACTTTACAA ACCCTAAAAACAGTTTTGACGAATATTGTAACCTGTTTCGGAAACTGTATGCGTTCAAATACTATTTACAAACGAATTTGAAGCTGATTCTATCATACTTCTACAATGGCATAATAGAGCCAAAATACGCTGAGCTGCAATCATTCGTGAGGCAGTCAAAGGATTTCCAGCTAATTAAGACGAAGCATCACGTATACGTCGAAAACATACTGAGGTGA
- a CDS encoding uncharacterized protein (ribonuclease CAF1 family protein) has translation MAYFMLKLRFHNYLNKFSNNIHKNGFSTLIFTRVLSQNTIGSSYDEYSHIKLRNKIPSFRKTNRSVIGYSAFQSHNFTTNVTSKLNWDNHCQLIVELIKESDFVALDVEYTGLHIKDERFIGVEKCYESHVSGAKKFIPCQIGLTMARFEGGTWKVTPTSIFTIPSDGNTFSVNMSTLNFLKDNNFDFNSWIRHGICHLKPKEEEERKSLILSKLAHIDELTRGINKEDEEFKVNEYDLTNIQDLEDRKTVEEVVKRVEGWLFSQDKKPLEFEVESAFLRLLIHSVISIKFPNIYSNSCKKDDRKLVRVYKSQRELLESDRATLLSELSEIEREVGLRTLFDTISSHKKILVGHNCFYDILHVYQTFYGDLPDTVESFKAEWLKVFPKVFDTKYISEFFHILNPQSSLKMLYESVLSSSTSRVEVEALPGTKWDITLPGSRRGVIDDIGDRGATEGVVKKFDEHDAGYDSFMTGLVFIHQLEEVIKSKNATLSNLVSTTSSSSSKTRTVPKVIDRVFSEVGNSVRLVKCQPAVLNMETQEDMSRHFYMFGFPNSWKKWEIMKIWSPLWVSVSWIDESSCWVVARNQEDVKNINLIYKMMKNPQFKLYNYGQYVERVRNNTPAVES, from the exons ATGGCTTATTTCATGTTAAAACTGAGATTCCAtaactatttaaataaatttagcAACAATATACATAAGAATGGCTTCTCTacacttatttttacaagAGTATTATCGCAAAATACAATTGGCTCTAGCTATGATGAGTATTCACACATTAAATTGAGAAACAAGATACCAAGTTTTAGGAAAACGAATAGGTCAGTCATCGGCTACAGCGCATTTCAATCGCACAATTTTACCACAAATGTGACttcaaaattaaactgGGATAACCACTGCCAATTAATTGTGGAGTTGATAAAGGAATCGGATTTTGTGGCCCTAGATGTGGAGTACACAGGCTTACACATAAAGGATGAACGGTTCATTGGAGTAGAAAAATGTTATGAATCGCACGTATCAGGAGCAAAAAAGTTTATTCCCTGTCAAATTGGGTTGACAATGGCAAGATTTGAAGGAGGAACGTGGAAAGTAACACCCACCTCGATCTTTACCATACCCTCAGATGGTAATACATTCTCAGTAAATATGTCCACGTTGAACTTTCTGAAGGATAACAATTTCGACTTTAATAGCTGGATCAGGCACGGAATATGCCACCTGAAgccgaaggaggaggaggaaaggAAGAGTTTAATCTTATCAAAACTGGCACACATAGATGAGTTGACGAGAGGAATAAACaaggaagatgaggaaTTTAAAGTGAACGAGTATGATTTGACGAACATACAAGACTTGGAGGACAGAAAGACCGTTGAGGAAGTGGTGAAGAGAGTGGAGGGTTGGCTATTTTCACAGGACAAGAAGCCGCTGGAATTTGAAGTGGAAAGCGCGTTTCTGAGACTACTGATCCACTCAGTGATATCGATTAAGTTCCCAAACATCTACAGCAATTCATGCAAGAAGGATGATAGGAAGCTGGTGAGGGTGTATAAATCGCAACGGGAGCTGTTGGAGAGTGACAGAGCAACACTGTTGTCGGAACTGAGCGAAATAGAAAGAGAGGTGGGACTGCGCACGCTATTCGACACAATAAGTAGCCACAAGAAGATACTGGTGGGCCACAACTGCTTCTACGACATACTGCACGTGTACCAGACGTTCTACGGGGACCTGCCGGACACAGTGGAAAGCTTCAAGGCGGAGTGGCTGAAGGTGTTTCCGAAAGTGTTTGACACGAAGTACATCTCGGAGTTCTTCCACATCCTGAACCCGCAGAGCTCCCTGAAAATGCTGTACGAGTCAGTGCTGAGCAGCTCCACCAGCAGAGTTGAAGTGGAAGCCCTACCAGGCACGAAGTGGGACATAACGCTGCCAGGGTCAAGGAGAGGCGTCATCGATGACATCGGCGACAGGGGCGCCACAGAGGGCGTTGTGAAAAAATTCGATGAACACGATGCTGGATACGACAGCTTCATGACAGGGCTAGTGTTTATACACCAGCTCGAGGAGGTGATCAAGTCGAAAAATGCAACACTGTCAAACTTGGT TAGCACTACtagtagtagcagcagTAAGACGAGGACGGTTCCCAAGGTGATTGATAGGGTGTTCAGCGAAGTTGGGAACTCAGTGCGGCTAGTAAAGTGCCAGCCGGCAGTGCTGAACATGGAGACGCAGGAGGATATGTCGAGGCACTTCTACATGTTCGGCTTCCCTAACTCGTGGAAAAAGTGGGAAATCATGAAAATATGGTCGCCGCTGTGGGTGTCAGTGTCGTGGATCGACGAAAGCTCGTGCTGGGTCGTGGCCAGGAACCAGGAGGACGTcaaaaacatcaatttaatatacaagaTGATGAAGAATCCGCAGTTTAAGCTGTACAACTACGGGCAGTACGTTGAAAGAGTGAGGAATAACACGCCGGCGGTGGAATCATGA